Proteins encoded by one window of Nocardioides euryhalodurans:
- the dapD gene encoding 2,3,4,5-tetrahydropyridine-2,6-dicarboxylate N-succinyltransferase, whose product MTDTPTSAWGWGLATLDASGAVLDVWFPAPSLGDPDESDAPAELVALTGDDDARAVSRRVSRVVVGDLQQPIDGTEDAWLRLHLLSTRLVAPHTISMDGVFGALTNVVWTSAGPCAVAGFEATRARLRASGRHVTVHGVDKFPRLVDYVIPSGVRIADGDRVRLGAHLAEGTTVMHEGFVNYNAGTLGTSMVEGRISAGVVVGDGSDVGGGASIMGTLSGGGKEVISVGERCLIGANAGIGISLGDDCVVEAGCYVTAGTKVTVVGTGEEPTVVKAATLSHVDNILFRRNSVTGAVEATPWQGQGVALNAALHAN is encoded by the coding sequence GTGACTGACACTCCGACCTCCGCCTGGGGCTGGGGCCTGGCGACGCTCGACGCGTCCGGCGCCGTGCTCGACGTCTGGTTCCCCGCGCCCTCGCTGGGCGACCCCGACGAGTCCGACGCGCCCGCCGAGCTGGTCGCGCTGACCGGCGACGACGACGCCCGCGCGGTGTCGCGTCGTGTGAGCAGGGTCGTCGTGGGCGACCTGCAGCAGCCGATCGACGGCACCGAGGACGCCTGGCTGCGGCTGCACCTCCTCTCCACCCGCCTGGTGGCCCCGCACACCATCTCGATGGACGGCGTGTTCGGGGCGCTCACCAACGTCGTGTGGACCTCGGCCGGACCCTGCGCGGTCGCCGGCTTCGAGGCCACGCGGGCACGGCTGCGCGCGTCCGGCCGGCACGTCACCGTCCACGGCGTCGACAAGTTCCCGCGGCTGGTCGACTACGTCATCCCCTCGGGGGTCCGGATCGCCGACGGTGACCGGGTGCGGCTCGGAGCGCACCTCGCCGAGGGCACCACCGTCATGCACGAGGGCTTCGTCAACTACAACGCCGGCACGCTCGGCACCTCGATGGTCGAGGGCCGGATCTCGGCCGGCGTGGTGGTCGGCGACGGCTCCGACGTCGGCGGCGGAGCCTCGATCATGGGCACGCTGTCCGGTGGCGGCAAGGAGGTCATCTCGGTCGGCGAGCGCTGCCTGATCGGCGCCAACGCCGGCATCGGCATCTCCCTCGGCGACGACTGCGTGGTCGAGGCCGGCTGCTACGTCACGGCCGGCACCAAGGTGACGGTCGTCGGCACCGGCGAGGAACCGACGGTCGTCAAGGCCGCGACCCTCTCGCACGTGGACAACATCCTGTTCCGGCGCAACTCCGTCACGGGTGCGGTCGAGGCCACCCCGTGGCAGGGGCAGGGCGTGGCGCTCAACGCCGCGCTCCACGCCAACTGA
- a CDS encoding phosphotransferase yields MCRPGWPPPTGERVALYDADGRPAGSTTRERVRALNLTHAATAVVVRDPWGRVHVHRRTDTKDVYPGRHDFAAGGVVGAGEDPAAAAARELEEELGISGVALEPLGVARFHDDHTDYWGHCFTTTWDGPVRLQPEEVAWGDWWPLERLVAALDDPAWAVVPDTTGLLGDWLRERLADRVPVTEQGWDSHAEVVEGRWLDRTPRRPEVRTWLEVEARLMPRLAPRLPLAVPVPVLLDTQPPRARHLLVPGDPVDRDLLDATDGRVVGEFLRSLHDTPASVWAGTGIGADTDRLPMLETMDQQVVPLLPADLRDAGKALLTRCRAASHHRVLRHGDLGPEHLLTTDGRVTGVIDWTDVALGDPALDLAWLVHRTPGPFADALVTAYGPTREELARGRDWHLLGPWWEVRHGLTGGGREYAGSGLDGVVERLRGTP; encoded by the coding sequence ATGTGCCGACCGGGCTGGCCGCCGCCGACGGGTGAGCGCGTCGCGCTGTACGACGCCGACGGCCGGCCGGCCGGCTCGACCACCCGCGAGCGGGTCCGGGCGCTGAACCTCACCCACGCCGCCACGGCCGTCGTGGTCCGGGATCCCTGGGGCCGGGTGCACGTGCACCGGCGCACGGACACCAAGGACGTCTACCCCGGACGCCACGACTTCGCCGCCGGTGGCGTCGTCGGCGCCGGCGAGGACCCCGCTGCGGCCGCCGCCCGCGAGCTCGAGGAGGAGCTCGGCATCAGCGGTGTGGCCCTCGAGCCGCTCGGGGTCGCCCGCTTCCACGACGACCACACCGACTACTGGGGCCACTGCTTCACCACGACGTGGGACGGTCCGGTCCGGCTGCAGCCGGAGGAGGTCGCGTGGGGTGACTGGTGGCCGCTGGAGCGGCTGGTCGCCGCCCTCGACGACCCGGCGTGGGCGGTGGTGCCCGACACGACCGGGCTGCTCGGCGACTGGCTGCGCGAGCGGCTCGCCGACCGGGTGCCGGTCACCGAGCAGGGGTGGGACAGCCACGCCGAGGTGGTGGAGGGCCGCTGGCTCGACCGGACCCCCCGCCGGCCGGAGGTCCGCACCTGGCTCGAGGTCGAGGCACGGCTGATGCCCCGGCTCGCGCCACGACTGCCGCTCGCGGTGCCCGTCCCCGTCCTGCTCGACACCCAGCCGCCCCGGGCCCGCCACCTGCTGGTCCCCGGGGACCCGGTCGACCGCGACCTGCTCGACGCGACCGACGGGCGCGTGGTCGGGGAGTTCCTGCGGTCCCTGCACGACACACCGGCCTCGGTGTGGGCGGGCACGGGAATCGGCGCCGACACCGACCGGCTGCCGATGCTCGAGACGATGGACCAGCAGGTCGTGCCGCTGCTCCCCGCCGACCTGCGCGACGCAGGGAAGGCGCTGCTGACCCGGTGCCGTGCGGCGTCCCACCACCGCGTGCTGCGCCACGGCGACCTCGGCCCGGAGCACCTCCTCACGACCGACGGTCGCGTCACCGGCGTCATCGACTGGACCGACGTCGCGCTGGGCGATCCCGCCCTCGACCTGGCGTGGCTGGTCCACCGCACACCGGGCCCCTTCGCGGACGCGCTGGTGACGGCGTACGGCCCGACCCGCGAGGAGCTCGCCCGCGGCCGCGACTGGCACCTCCTCGGACCGTGGTGGGAGGTGCGCCACGGGCTCACCGGCGGCGGGAGGGAGTACGCCGGCTCCGGGCTCGACGGCGTGGTCGAGCGGCTGCGGGGCACTCCGTAG
- a CDS encoding VOC family protein — protein MTNTLTEKDTMTAPTGSLKVANCFVPVDDPEKALAFYGGVLGFEVRTDVSHGDYRWLTLSTPTQPELEITVHQVGSSPMSDDDRDAMADLLAKGLLGALIFHCDDVDALFEHVRASGAEVLQEPADQFYGVRDCAFRDPAGNLVRFKADLQQD, from the coding sequence ATGACGAACACACTCACCGAGAAGGACACCATGACTGCACCGACCGGATCGCTCAAGGTCGCCAACTGCTTCGTGCCCGTCGACGACCCCGAGAAGGCCCTGGCCTTCTACGGCGGCGTCCTCGGCTTCGAGGTGCGGACCGACGTGAGCCACGGCGACTACCGCTGGCTCACGCTCTCCACCCCCACCCAGCCCGAGCTGGAGATCACCGTCCACCAGGTCGGCTCGAGCCCGATGTCCGACGACGACAGGGACGCCATGGCCGACCTGCTCGCCAAGGGTCTCCTGGGCGCCCTGATCTTCCACTGCGACGACGTCGACGCGCTGTTCGAGCACGTCCGCGCCTCCGGTGCCGAGGTCCTCCAGGAGCCGGCCGACCAGTTCTACGGCGTCCGCGACTGCGCGTTCCGCGACCCGGCCGGCAACCTGGTGCGCTTCAAGGCCGACCTGCAGCAGGACTGA
- a CDS encoding helix-turn-helix transcriptional regulator encodes MEREDLVRLRRVRDLMDRDYAEPLDVPRLAGLAHMSPGHFQRSFKEAFGETPYAHLMTRRIERAQALLRLGELSVTEVCMVVGCTSLGSFSARFTELVGETPSAYRARTHDDLRGIPGCIAKDVTRPVRNRSVSEKPAGTSAS; translated from the coding sequence GTGGAGCGTGAGGACCTGGTCCGGCTGCGCCGCGTGCGCGACCTGATGGACCGCGACTACGCCGAGCCGCTGGACGTGCCGCGGCTGGCGGGGCTCGCCCACATGTCCCCGGGACACTTCCAGCGCTCCTTCAAGGAGGCGTTCGGCGAGACGCCGTACGCCCACCTGATGACCCGGCGGATCGAGCGCGCGCAGGCGCTGCTGCGGCTCGGCGAGCTCAGCGTGACCGAGGTCTGCATGGTCGTGGGCTGCACCTCGCTCGGGTCCTTCAGCGCCCGCTTCACCGAGCTCGTCGGGGAGACCCCGAGCGCCTACCGCGCCCGCACCCATGACGACCTCCGCGGGATCCCGGGCTGCATCGCCAAGGACGTCACGCGGCCGGTCCGCAACCGGTCAGTTTCCGAGAAGCCCGCGGGGACCTCCGCGTCCTAG
- a CDS encoding GlcG/HbpS family heme-binding protein, with product MLTLDDATALCSAARDAATAMGVPMSFAVMDPAGHLVSLVRMDGAPWISADVAQGKAWTSAAYGMPSAGQKAKMEPMPNFAGALTAMTHGRFTPQTGAVPVYRDGQLLGALGGSGGTGDQDEAACTTAVTGAGFTTEA from the coding sequence ATGCTGACTCTCGACGACGCCACCGCTCTCTGCTCCGCCGCGCGCGACGCCGCCACCGCGATGGGGGTCCCGATGTCCTTCGCGGTCATGGACCCTGCCGGTCACCTGGTGAGCCTGGTCCGGATGGACGGGGCTCCCTGGATCAGCGCCGACGTGGCCCAGGGCAAGGCCTGGACCTCGGCCGCCTACGGCATGCCGAGCGCGGGCCAGAAGGCCAAGATGGAGCCGATGCCCAACTTCGCAGGTGCCCTGACCGCGATGACGCACGGCAGGTTCACCCCCCAGACCGGGGCGGTCCCGGTCTACCGGGACGGGCAGCTGCTGGGTGCCCTCGGCGGAAGCGGCGGCACCGGCGACCAGGACGAGGCCGCGTGCACGACCGCCGTGACCGGCGCGGGCTTCACCACCGAGGCCTGA
- a CDS encoding haloacid dehalogenase has protein sequence MSTGQVVTFDLFSALIDSRTGGSAAFATLARRHGWPVTGEQVYDAWDPRNKAAQRDCPTWEPWRGPALRALVAAYDALGIGGDPARDLETLVGSMPGWPLWPDVATGLPGVAERHRVGVLSNVDGALFAATAAAGLVDHDVALTSERLGVYKPHAEIYRRAVVGWGPLVHVASSARDVRGALESGIPTIRLRRPGHELDPDGPRPTHEVASTVDVAAAVSDLG, from the coding sequence GTGAGCACGGGGCAGGTCGTCACCTTCGACCTCTTCTCCGCCCTCATCGACTCACGGACCGGCGGGTCAGCGGCGTTCGCGACGCTGGCGCGACGCCACGGCTGGCCGGTGACGGGCGAGCAGGTCTACGACGCCTGGGACCCCCGCAACAAGGCCGCGCAGCGGGACTGCCCGACGTGGGAACCTTGGCGCGGACCGGCGCTGCGGGCGCTGGTCGCGGCGTACGACGCCCTCGGGATCGGCGGCGACCCGGCGCGGGACCTCGAGACGCTGGTCGGCTCGATGCCGGGCTGGCCGCTCTGGCCGGACGTGGCCACCGGGCTGCCCGGCGTGGCCGAGCGGCACCGCGTCGGCGTGCTGTCCAACGTCGACGGCGCGCTCTTCGCGGCCACGGCCGCGGCCGGCCTGGTGGACCACGACGTCGCCCTCACCTCGGAGCGGCTCGGCGTCTACAAGCCGCACGCCGAGATCTACCGGCGCGCCGTCGTCGGCTGGGGGCCGCTGGTGCACGTCGCCAGCTCCGCCCGCGACGTCCGGGGTGCCCTGGAGTCGGGGATCCCCACCATCCGGCTGCGTCGGCCCGGTCACGAGCTCGACCCGGACGGGCCCCGGCCGACCCACGAGGTCGCGAGCACCGTCGACGTGGCGGCCGCGGTGTCGGACCTCGGGTGA